The proteins below come from a single Nitrosospira sp. Is2 genomic window:
- a CDS encoding patatin-like phospholipase family protein, whose translation MLGHKWKQLDFHKGQVLNLTREVVDPIRAFAHETVDLRSVITGALLPGTISDKMAAAYRKYLFGDATLQDLPDDPPRFEINATNVQSGSLVCFSKPYMRDCKVGEIHNPTIALAEAVTASSAFPPFLSPAFIDLNPEAFSPPVGESLAADSYRKRMVLTDGGISDQLGLETVEAFRYGAGI comes from the coding sequence TTGCTTGGCCATAAGTGGAAACAACTCGATTTTCACAAAGGCCAGGTTTTAAACTTGACTCGGGAAGTCGTTGATCCTATTCGAGCGTTTGCGCACGAAACAGTCGATCTCCGTTCTGTTATTACCGGGGCACTGCTACCGGGAACGATCAGCGACAAGATGGCTGCCGCCTACAGGAAATACCTGTTCGGCGATGCTACGCTTCAGGACCTGCCTGACGATCCTCCTCGTTTTGAAATCAATGCGACCAACGTGCAGAGCGGTTCGCTGGTATGTTTTTCCAAACCATACATGAGAGACTGCAAGGTAGGGGAGATTCACAATCCAACAATCGCCTTGGCCGAGGCTGTAACTGCTTCGTCCGCGTTTCCGCCCTTTCTTTCGCCCGCGTTCATTGATCTCAACCCCGAAGCATTCAGCCCCCCGGTCGGCGAATCCCTGGCAGCCGACAGTTATCGTAAGCGAATGGTGCTTACTGACGGCGGGATCTCTGACCAGCTTGGCTTAGAAACAGTGGAAGCGTTTAGATACGGTGCTGGTATCTGA
- a CDS encoding SAM-dependent methyltransferase, which translates to MPRPPFIAIALLSACVLAYEVLLTRLFSIVLWHHFAYMIISAAMLGYGASGAVLTLLQDKIAPHVGIAYVTATVGMAVLMPTAFLLAQQVPFNPLELLWDKTQLTGLLAIYLLMMAPFFCGGLGIGLVMWHFARQAGRIYASDILGAGVGSLGVIAVLFLAPPHKILAIVTALAFLATAVAILEMKMKRKWMGVFLGLAFLIAMVVPSTWLKGVPSTYKDLSQTLNIAGTRLLDERSSPLGQVSVVGSPRIPFRHAPGMSLNAMDEPPPQLGVFVDGDGPSVLTQFDGTLAPLAYLDQLTSALPYHVLKPSLKPPHVLVLGAGPGSDVLQALYHGASAVDAVELDRNVIDLVEQRFREFAGDLYHRPEVHVHKAEARGFANTTTDRYDLVQVALLDSFGVASAGLYGLSESYLYTVEALRTYLSRLAPGGMLAITRWLSLPPRDALKLFATAVIALEQDGVSSPAARLVMIRGWKTVTVLVKNSDFTPVEIEAVKEFCRKRSFDVAYYPGMSADEANRYNLLAQPYFFEGAVALLGSQRQDFIDRYKFYIEPATDDRPYFFRFFKWSAAAELLALREQGGMPLLDWSYPLLVATLVQAFVASVLLILAPLAVSRARRALPAAPVALYFLAIGLAFMFMEIAFIQKFVLFLAHPLYAVAVVLCAFLVFAAAGSWLTARLQRGKMGRSYLTVVIVIMALISLTYLMILPEVFKALIHLPDPTKIAISIALIAPLAICMGMPFPTGTMRLANTSQDSVPWAWAINGFASVVGAVLATLLAIHLGFAAVIILAVLIYAGAAVALRRFA; encoded by the coding sequence ATGCCGCGGCCGCCATTTATCGCCATTGCGCTGCTCTCCGCGTGCGTCCTGGCGTATGAGGTCCTGCTGACGCGCTTGTTCAGCATTGTTCTGTGGCACCACTTCGCCTACATGATCATCAGCGCTGCGATGCTCGGGTACGGCGCAAGCGGGGCAGTACTGACGTTGCTGCAGGACAAGATCGCCCCGCATGTCGGAATAGCCTATGTGACGGCCACTGTGGGGATGGCTGTTTTGATGCCCACCGCTTTTCTCCTTGCGCAACAGGTTCCTTTTAATCCACTGGAACTGTTATGGGATAAAACCCAGCTTACGGGACTGCTCGCGATCTATCTGCTGATGATGGCACCCTTCTTTTGCGGCGGCCTGGGGATCGGCCTGGTGATGTGGCACTTCGCCCGCCAGGCTGGCCGTATCTATGCTTCCGACATTCTGGGCGCGGGGGTCGGCAGCCTTGGCGTTATTGCTGTGCTGTTTCTCGCACCGCCTCACAAAATACTGGCCATTGTTACCGCACTTGCTTTTCTCGCCACCGCCGTCGCCATATTAGAAATGAAGATGAAGCGGAAATGGATGGGCGTTTTTCTTGGACTGGCTTTTTTGATCGCCATGGTTGTACCCAGCACCTGGCTGAAAGGCGTTCCTTCTACCTATAAGGATTTGAGCCAAACGTTGAATATTGCGGGGACGCGTTTGCTTGATGAGCGCTCCAGCCCGCTGGGGCAGGTGTCAGTAGTGGGAAGCCCGCGTATTCCGTTCCGCCATGCGCCGGGAATGAGTCTCAACGCGATGGACGAGCCTCCGCCCCAGTTAGGCGTGTTCGTAGATGGTGATGGGCCATCTGTGCTCACACAGTTCGATGGCACTTTAGCGCCGCTGGCTTACCTCGACCAGCTTACCTCAGCGCTGCCCTACCATGTGCTCAAGCCGTCACTTAAACCGCCGCATGTTTTGGTGCTCGGCGCCGGTCCCGGCAGCGATGTTCTGCAGGCGCTCTACCACGGTGCGTCTGCTGTTGATGCGGTAGAGCTTGATCGCAACGTAATCGATCTGGTGGAGCAGCGCTTCCGGGAGTTTGCAGGTGACCTTTACCATCGGCCGGAAGTGCATGTGCACAAAGCAGAGGCACGCGGCTTCGCCAACACGACCACCGACCGCTATGATCTCGTGCAGGTGGCACTGCTGGACTCGTTCGGCGTCGCCTCGGCGGGGTTGTACGGCCTGAGCGAAAGCTACCTTTATACGGTAGAGGCGTTACGGACCTATCTAAGCCGCTTGGCGCCGGGAGGGATGTTGGCCATCACCCGGTGGCTTTCCCTTCCACCCCGCGACGCGCTAAAACTGTTCGCCACAGCCGTGATCGCCCTGGAACAAGACGGTGTGTCCAGCCCCGCTGCACGCCTTGTCATGATAAGGGGATGGAAAACCGTTACCGTGCTGGTGAAGAACAGCGATTTCACGCCAGTGGAAATCGAGGCGGTCAAGGAGTTCTGTCGCAAACGTTCTTTCGACGTAGCCTATTACCCAGGCATGTCGGCGGATGAGGCAAACCGGTACAACCTCCTGGCGCAACCGTACTTCTTCGAGGGAGCGGTGGCACTACTGGGCTCGCAGCGGCAGGATTTTATCGACCGGTACAAGTTCTACATCGAGCCAGCCACGGATGACCGGCCTTATTTTTTTCGATTCTTTAAATGGAGCGCAGCCGCGGAACTGCTCGCTTTGCGAGAGCAGGGCGGCATGCCGCTACTCGACTGGAGCTATCCCCTGCTGGTCGCGACCTTGGTCCAGGCGTTTGTCGCCAGCGTTCTTCTGATCCTGGCGCCGCTGGCCGTATCCCGTGCCCGGCGCGCGCTGCCCGCCGCGCCGGTCGCGCTGTACTTTCTCGCCATTGGTCTGGCGTTCATGTTTATGGAAATCGCCTTCATTCAGAAGTTCGTGCTTTTTCTTGCCCACCCCTTGTACGCAGTCGCAGTTGTTTTGTGCGCGTTTCTGGTGTTCGCCGCCGCCGGTAGCTGGCTTACCGCACGATTGCAACGCGGAAAGATGGGCAGGAGCTACCTGACAGTGGTAATAGTAATAATGGCGTTGATTTCCTTAACCTATCTCATGATCCTGCCGGAGGTGTTTAAAGCGCTTATCCACCTGCCCGATCCGACAAAAATCGCTATTTCCATTGCGTTGATCGCCCCACTCGCGATATGCATGGGAATGCCCTTCCCTACTGGCACAATGCGGCTCGCGAACACCTCGCAAGACAGCGTACCGTGGGCATGGGCGATCAATGGCTTCGCGTCGGTAGTGGGGGCAGTCCTTGCAACGTTACTCGCAATTCATCTTGGGTTTGCCGCGGTGATCATCCTGGCTGTCCTGATCTATGCTGGGGCGGCTGTTGCATTGCGTAGGTTCGCATGA
- a CDS encoding protein-L-isoaspartate(D-aspartate) O-methyltransferase, giving the protein MKWQFVPGALFALCWGFPSYGEDYAALRQKMVAEVIAASGSAPPSSAVTAAMGKVERHRFVPSWLALFGYRNQPLPIGYGQTISQPIVVALMTDLLRVKGGDKILEIGTGSGYQAAVLAEIAKSVYSIEIIEPLGQQATERLQSLGYHNVQIRLGDGYYGWPEAAPFDGIIVTAAASHVPPPLLKQLKPGGRMVIPLGASFMTQYLMLVEKKPDGSVSSRQIEPVRFVPLTGGH; this is encoded by the coding sequence ATGAAATGGCAGTTCGTTCCAGGCGCGCTCTTCGCCCTTTGTTGGGGATTTCCCTCCTATGGAGAGGACTATGCGGCCTTGCGTCAAAAAATGGTGGCGGAGGTGATCGCTGCATCCGGTAGTGCGCCGCCTTCTTCCGCCGTTACGGCTGCCATGGGAAAGGTGGAGCGCCATCGTTTCGTGCCGTCCTGGCTGGCGCTGTTTGGCTATCGCAACCAGCCCCTTCCCATCGGCTATGGCCAAACCATTTCGCAGCCCATTGTGGTTGCACTGATGACGGATCTGCTCAGGGTCAAGGGTGGCGACAAGATCCTCGAAATCGGTACGGGCTCAGGTTATCAGGCGGCTGTTCTGGCGGAAATCGCCAAATCGGTCTATAGCATCGAAATTATCGAGCCACTGGGACAGCAGGCCACGGAGCGGCTCCAGTCTCTCGGCTACCACAACGTTCAAATCAGGCTCGGCGACGGGTACTATGGCTGGCCGGAGGCGGCACCATTCGATGGCATCATCGTAACAGCGGCTGCCAGTCACGTGCCGCCCCCTCTGCTCAAGCAGTTGAAACCGGGCGGGCGCATGGTGATCCCGCTTGGCGCGAGTTTCATGACTCAATATTTAATGCTGGTGGAAAAAAAACCCGACGGTTCGGTCTCCAGTCGCCAAATTGAGCCGGTGAGGTTTGTCCCGCTGACCGGCGGGCACTAA
- a CDS encoding YMGG-like glycine zipper-containing protein: protein MMGKVSRFSALVAISSLAACASVPTGPSMMALPGSGKSFEQFRHDDYYCRQFAHEQIDGMTPNRASISSSAASAAVGTGLGAAAGAALGGGRGAAIGAGTGLVVGSLAGTHTAGASGYASQQRYDNGYVQCMYGKGHRVPVPGQIANNPYIRGVNQHMNLSYPSYPPARGVQRNPFPPPPPPPPGIPPPPPPR, encoded by the coding sequence ATGATGGGAAAAGTTTCCCGATTTTCCGCCCTGGTGGCGATTTCTTCGCTAGCCGCTTGCGCCAGCGTCCCGACTGGTCCCAGCATGATGGCCCTCCCGGGCTCTGGCAAAAGTTTCGAACAGTTCCGCCACGACGATTACTATTGCCGACAGTTTGCCCACGAACAGATTGACGGCATGACGCCGAACCGGGCGTCAATATCCAGCTCTGCCGCGAGCGCTGCCGTTGGCACTGGACTAGGCGCGGCCGCGGGCGCGGCATTGGGAGGTGGACGAGGCGCGGCTATCGGGGCAGGGACCGGTCTGGTGGTCGGCAGTTTGGCCGGGACGCATACCGCAGGGGCATCCGGATATGCCAGCCAGCAACGCTACGATAACGGATATGTGCAATGCATGTATGGTAAAGGTCATCGTGTGCCCGTACCGGGGCAGATAGCCAACAACCCTTACATCCGCGGCGTCAACCAGCACATGAATCTGTCATACCCATCCTATCCTCCTGCCAGAGGTGTGCAGAGAAACCCCTTCCCGCCACCCCCGCCTCCACCTCCTGGCATCCCGCCACCGCCCCCACCGCGATAG
- a CDS encoding tetratricopeptide repeat protein has product MRLFRRQAISVALAFSTALGLTPVFAVMLELQPDNPANAPSAAPYASIAVNNELQDVVTLLKQGERKEAKLQLARFLARHPQDPRATEVAGLIFMEEKNWKMAIVSFRRVLSVNPAQTSARSKLGVSLLMDGQRQEGAAELQRVVSINKADGMARRYLGWLAETQGDTKAALGHYTEAIGDPRFGAGMMSEFHVLTAKLFNQTQQYDKTIKLLAPLIGKADSSRTGRGGELVLASAYLEQGDKAAAARLIRSLEKTLPSVNPDLRLAQAALFKLEKDYPKARERLQAIIKENPAYSRLASLQLSEVYVLEGNRKQAIGVLESLVSKTEKKDLSPLLARLTAFQFDRGSPADAIKTLKEHSVQNPSVKYLLAEAQARNHQYALALRTVNELLAESPQFAGAHYLAAMLYIHENKPSEAEAGFLQAVKLIPAFVDAWVELGDLYISANALPKAESTLQKALEANPDNPTLLFKLASILDQSGKTAQANSAYRRIVEKMPNHAPALQKLALNLSTDSSTLSEAQKLAERAYALAQNEPSIQDTYGWVLVQSGDLKKGTPLLEAAVKAAQHHREHLSSHDESDDHSHESNNLAEGNAYYHLGVAYMKGGKYAEGAAYLNRALHSGVDSGTRTQIASLLK; this is encoded by the coding sequence ATGCGCTTATTCCGTCGCCAGGCGATATCGGTTGCCCTGGCGTTCTCCACAGCCCTTGGTTTGACTCCCGTTTTTGCGGTAATGCTCGAGTTGCAGCCGGATAATCCGGCCAACGCACCCTCTGCCGCCCCTTATGCCTCTATCGCCGTTAACAATGAGTTGCAGGATGTAGTGACGCTGCTGAAACAGGGCGAGCGCAAGGAAGCTAAATTGCAATTGGCGCGGTTTCTTGCCAGGCATCCGCAAGACCCGCGCGCCACGGAAGTAGCGGGTCTGATATTTATGGAAGAAAAAAATTGGAAAATGGCGATTGTCTCCTTTCGCCGCGTTCTCAGCGTAAATCCGGCCCAAACTTCCGCTCGTTCCAAGCTCGGCGTTTCTCTGCTGATGGACGGGCAAAGACAGGAAGGGGCGGCCGAGTTACAGCGAGTGGTATCAATCAACAAAGCCGATGGGATGGCGAGGCGTTATCTTGGTTGGCTGGCGGAAACTCAGGGCGATACGAAAGCTGCCCTCGGGCACTATACCGAGGCGATTGGGGACCCCCGCTTCGGGGCGGGCATGATGTCAGAATTTCACGTCCTGACAGCGAAGCTCTTTAATCAGACGCAGCAATACGACAAGACAATTAAACTGCTGGCCCCCCTGATTGGAAAAGCAGATTCCTCTCGAACCGGTCGCGGGGGCGAACTGGTGCTGGCTTCTGCCTATCTGGAGCAAGGAGACAAGGCCGCTGCAGCGAGGCTCATCCGGTCGCTCGAAAAAACACTACCTTCGGTAAATCCGGATCTGCGCCTGGCGCAGGCTGCGCTATTCAAGCTGGAGAAGGATTATCCGAAGGCGCGCGAGCGGTTACAGGCCATCATCAAGGAAAATCCCGCCTATAGCAGGCTGGCTTCTCTTCAGTTATCCGAAGTGTATGTGCTCGAAGGGAATCGGAAGCAGGCAATCGGGGTTCTGGAGTCGCTGGTATCGAAGACGGAAAAAAAGGATTTGTCTCCGCTGCTGGCAAGGCTGACGGCATTCCAATTTGATCGCGGAAGCCCAGCCGACGCCATCAAGACTTTGAAGGAGCATTCCGTCCAAAATCCGTCCGTGAAGTACCTTCTTGCCGAGGCTCAGGCGCGAAATCACCAGTATGCCCTAGCGCTCAGGACGGTAAATGAACTGCTCGCAGAGTCTCCACAGTTTGCAGGAGCCCATTATTTGGCGGCTATGTTGTACATCCACGAAAACAAGCCCTCCGAAGCGGAAGCGGGTTTTCTGCAGGCGGTGAAACTGATTCCCGCTTTTGTGGATGCGTGGGTCGAATTGGGAGATCTTTACATTTCGGCAAACGCGCTTCCTAAGGCTGAGAGCACGTTGCAGAAAGCGTTGGAGGCCAACCCGGACAATCCAACCCTGCTGTTCAAGCTCGCATCGATCCTGGATCAATCAGGAAAAACGGCCCAGGCGAACAGCGCATATCGCCGCATTGTGGAAAAAATGCCCAATCACGCCCCCGCCCTGCAAAAGCTCGCCCTTAATCTATCGACGGATTCATCCACTCTTAGTGAAGCTCAGAAGCTCGCCGAGCGCGCATATGCCCTGGCTCAAAATGAGCCCTCAATTCAAGATACCTATGGATGGGTACTAGTGCAGTCCGGCGACCTAAAAAAAGGAACGCCGCTGCTGGAAGCCGCCGTTAAAGCCGCACAGCATCATCGTGAGCATCTTTCCAGCCACGACGAGTCAGATGATCACTCCCATGAGAGCAACAACTTGGCGGAAGGCAACGCCTATTATCACCTCGGCGTTGCCTATATGAAGGGAGGTAAATATGCGGAAGGCGCAGCCTATCTCAACCGCGCACTGCATTCGGGGGTGGATTCGGGCACCCGCACGCAGATTGCTTCATTGCTCAAATAG
- a CDS encoding tetratricopeptide repeat-containing sulfotransferase family protein translates to MSLSQVIELLQTHRYVTAAEKCGQVLLGQPHHAGANYLMGYALLQSGETVRAISFMEAAIANGLRDAAAFYHYGTALAMTQRYQDAAFQFTRALIEKNDFEDARVNLANSYFELGAFPEAGEQYRQVIERNPDNWKAYHNLAHVYYYQGGVEEAIQFFQKSVLNGPGYAEAHASLAAMLELNNQPEDAAAAACSALHLQAGNASAQVVLAKCLRRKKQWPEALRALDAIDPTTASERTYISIHNERAHNLDGMGQYAEAYEAFSASKRVLARLRNITHDPLAEFEALDIAETYFTPQKIAELRELIGSTATDSHSIPIFVVGFHRSGTTLIEQILASHPEMGAAGELAFLSHLETTRLGAGADLPAALEALLANKDARPLLDLRDAYMERLTAQEGTQGKRWIVDKSLFNMLHLPLIHLLFPAAPVIHVLRHPLDSMLSVFSQNFLWGNDWSLTLADTAHAIARTWRHVEQLAPRIDKLRYMRVGYENTIHEPELSIRDLLQFIGAAYHPACLKFHENRRVARTASYEQISRPIYSSSIQRYRNYISHMPPQAVDAVRPVAASMGYVIP, encoded by the coding sequence GTGTCGCTTTCGCAGGTAATTGAGCTATTACAGACTCATCGCTATGTAACGGCCGCCGAAAAATGTGGGCAAGTACTTTTGGGTCAGCCACATCATGCGGGAGCAAATTATCTGATGGGTTACGCCCTCTTGCAATCCGGCGAGACCGTTAGAGCGATTTCATTTATGGAAGCGGCAATAGCCAACGGTTTGCGCGATGCGGCAGCGTTTTATCATTACGGTACGGCCTTAGCCATGACGCAGCGGTATCAGGATGCTGCCTTTCAGTTTACCCGGGCGCTGATCGAGAAGAATGATTTCGAAGACGCGCGCGTTAACCTGGCAAATTCATATTTCGAACTCGGCGCTTTTCCCGAGGCGGGAGAACAGTATCGGCAGGTAATCGAGCGTAATCCCGATAACTGGAAGGCGTATCACAACCTCGCACACGTTTATTACTATCAAGGAGGCGTGGAGGAGGCAATTCAATTTTTTCAGAAAAGCGTTTTAAACGGTCCCGGTTATGCTGAAGCGCATGCCAGCCTGGCAGCGATGCTCGAACTGAACAATCAGCCCGAGGATGCCGCGGCCGCCGCCTGTAGCGCTCTACATTTACAAGCCGGTAACGCAAGCGCTCAGGTGGTTTTAGCGAAGTGCTTGCGGCGAAAGAAACAATGGCCGGAAGCGCTGCGCGCGCTGGATGCGATAGACCCCACGACCGCAAGTGAGCGCACTTATATCTCCATCCATAACGAACGAGCGCACAATTTGGATGGAATGGGCCAGTATGCGGAAGCTTATGAAGCTTTTTCCGCTTCTAAACGAGTGCTCGCCCGGCTACGCAATATTACGCACGACCCTCTCGCCGAGTTCGAGGCACTGGATATTGCCGAAACCTACTTTACTCCCCAGAAAATTGCAGAGCTCCGGGAATTAATTGGTTCAACCGCAACCGATTCCCACTCGATCCCTATATTCGTAGTAGGTTTTCATCGCTCGGGTACGACGCTAATCGAGCAGATACTCGCGTCTCATCCCGAGATGGGCGCAGCCGGGGAGCTGGCCTTTCTTTCGCATCTGGAGACGACACGGCTGGGGGCGGGAGCCGATTTGCCGGCGGCACTGGAGGCTTTGTTGGCGAATAAAGACGCGCGTCCTTTGCTTGACCTGCGCGATGCCTATATGGAGCGACTTACCGCGCAGGAAGGTACCCAAGGAAAGCGCTGGATTGTGGATAAATCCCTTTTCAACATGCTTCATCTTCCGCTGATACATTTGTTGTTCCCGGCCGCGCCCGTTATCCATGTTCTGCGGCATCCCCTGGATTCCATGCTGTCGGTCTTTTCACAGAATTTTTTATGGGGGAATGACTGGTCTCTGACCCTCGCTGACACGGCACACGCTATCGCGCGCACGTGGCGTCATGTTGAACAGCTGGCGCCGCGGATAGATAAGTTGCGGTATATGAGAGTCGGCTATGAAAATACCATCCATGAGCCCGAATTGAGCATCCGAGATTTGCTGCAATTCATAGGCGCCGCTTACCATCCCGCATGCCTGAAGTTTCACGAAAACAGGCGTGTAGCCAGAACGGCAAGCTATGAGCAGATTTCGCGTCCTATCTATTCCTCGTCTATCCAACGTTACCGTAATTACATTTCCCATATGCCGCCCCAAGCGGTTGATGCAGTGCGGCCCGTCGCCGCTTCCATGGGCTACGTCATCCCGTGA